In Nerophis ophidion isolate RoL-2023_Sa linkage group LG03, RoL_Noph_v1.0, whole genome shotgun sequence, the following are encoded in one genomic region:
- the si:ch211-67f13.7 gene encoding zona pellucida sperm-binding protein 3: protein MQRRHIYFLLGVLAPVSLIGSSLALRRERKLSKLQKASTLNKFPAPVLMGHFQRASPPRTTSLPDVSVTCSTTDLVVRVKPSFFGFGADESELKLGSNCKGTGVLRPYGDILFTYPLTACDSRREATRDFLIYKYILHYEPSSNRFPRRIKPQIDVDIECRYQRYHHVYKLAVKPTWQDAVVRKTLKARRDVFLIQMMDDSWKNSVNTRVYQLGQKVHVQVSAPHLPAGRKLYIDSCHASLASSSSSSHKYTIIGHLGCMLDSKRYPGGASQFISHTNKTLRFSFQAFQFISDPDKEIKIHCKLFVTSEKPGPAHKSCTYKEDRWRALSGDDSICECCDSRCETFKSHKTFLEGSVRSALLVADEPLAEEGLLPVRRPNHLQHPSVNGSKHDEDEGTKMLILEKKKELAVEKFANPKWKKSEESVSNEFGENGSGYEVEDDFSEKLKEELGRKLVQVNQTKGKALHEWLQSQGMLASQVTQQRNVLQFEDPGDEEKHNRTHGTRTQFFEVHNDEQGDDKEQTWYFPWR, encoded by the exons ATGCAAAGACGACATATTTACTTCTTACTGGGCGTCTTAGCACCTGTTAGCCTTATTGGCTCTTCGTTAGCTCTTAGGAGAGAAAGAAAGTTATCAAAATTGCAAAAAGCGTCGACATTAAACAAGTTTCCTGCCCCAGTCTTAATGGGCCATTTTCAGCGAGCATCACCACCCAGGACGACATCGCTTCCCGACGTTTCCGTCACCTGCTCCACCACCGACCTTGTTGTCCGAGTCAAGCCTTCTTTCTTCGGGTTCGGTGCGGACGAGTCGGAGCTCAAGCTGGGCAGCAACTGCAAGGGCACCGGTGTCCTCCGACCGTACGGGGACATCCTCTTCACCTACCCGCTGACGGCGTGCGACTCCAGGCGTGAG GCGACGCGCGACTTTTTGATCTACAAATACATCCTCCATTATGAACCTTCGAGCAATAGGTTTCCAAGAAGGATCAAGCCTCAGATCGATGTCGACATTGAATGTCGATATCAAAG GTACCACCATGTGTACAAGCTGGCAGTCAAGCCCACATGGCAAGATGCTGTTGTGCGTAAAACCCTGAAAGCGCGTCGAGATGTGTTCCTAATCCAAATGATGGATG ATTCATGGAAGAACTCTGTCAATACTCGGGTGTACCAACTTGGGCAGAAGGTTCATGTCCAAGTCTCTGCTCCACATCTGCCCGCTGGAAGGAAATTGTACATCGACAGCTGCCATGCTTCACTAGCTAGCAGCTCTTCTTCATCCCACAAATACACAATCATTGGACATTTAGG TTGCATGCTGGACAGCAAGCGGTACCCAGGAGGGGCTTCTCAGTTCATCTCTCACACAAACAAGACCTTGAGATTCTCATTCCAAGCTTTCCAGTTCATTTCTGACCCAGACAAAGAG ATTAAGATTCACTGCAAATTATTTGTCACATCAGAGAAGCCAGGTCCAGCACACAAATCATGCACCTACAAAGAGGACAG GTGGAGGGCTCTCTCAGGGGACGACTCCATATGTGAGTGCTGTGATTCACGATGTGAGACCTTCAAGTCGCACAAAACCTTCCTGGAAG GTTCCGTAAGGAGTGCGTTGCTGGTTGCCGATGAGCCGCTTGCAGAGGAAGGATTACTGCCTGTCAGAAGACCAAATCATCTCCAACACCCAAGTGTGAATGGATCCAAGCATGATGAAGATGAAGGAACAAAAATGCTAAttctagaaaaaaagaaagaacttGCAGTCGAGAAATTTGCCAACCCAAAGTGGAAAAAGTCAGAAGAGAGCGTTTCAAATGAGTTCGGAGAAAACGGATCGGGATATGAAGTTGAGGACGACTTTTCAGAGAAGTTAAAGGAAGAACTTGGAAGAAAGTTAGTCCAAGTCAATCAAACAAAAGGGAAAGCGTTGCATGAATGGCTGCAGTCGCAGGGAATGTTAGCGTCACAAGTCACACAGCAGAGAAATGTGCTGCAATTTGAAGACCCAGGCGACGAAGAAAAGCATAATCGCACACATGGGACAAGAACACAATTCTTTGAGGTCCACAATGATGAGCAAGGGGATGACAAAGAGCAGACCTGGTATTTCCCATGGAGGTAG
- the LOC133549749 gene encoding uncharacterized protein KIAA1522 homolog isoform X1 codes for MRQGAARIESMKCFPPPHTRRAAQRPGVGYGKNNEVLQQGIFPESGGMSNRDSLGFGELIPHDVVEIFAQEKHSNKGRKKRSHSLGRALGWLKGKKRKDLRAKGQNPGLGPALDLALDGHVAAHPSGNKGGHKSGRSSQTQGNSHAVLNLHEDDKTSPPPLLQENVFIEGSRPKYLEDLHSEALEGLKMMRQEETNPGVEFQDNESTISMMTVQTDGEGGGFTSDSTIPDAVSVKSSVSLRSSRSGLTRQESTFRPLSSGKPSEKGRTRRRRRKTTGIPQHVQRELGLDRVPSKFEREEGFNSEPCDSDHQGPLSVRQMKTNASHVDDLALLQRLGPDLLDGQRPQSVAFPSMTTTNSLQQERPSPVMLISPQATYMSKIIPNAVLPPSIEVVEISRGQSRNSLRTVSKSSLLLSSPSPSRTSCRTSSSKASKGTYSSHHNPYNSSDTSCWSHSDSSETLVSDSSTISSGNASRKDNCHDNETSSISKSSKVNFNGNLRINENGGKRDGHFRSLSVMKPKRAPPPPSRSYSLHNKMKRRSRDLAEAVDILKESSPQSVSALTGGTDEPEASPVTTMDSPGYNGDTSSLEDSTGSVLFNLSKLQQASESSKVGNTVSSSQGKREPLQDFRKIISPSSGYSSQDCTSPQLQAFSSSPKHKRGILAKLQRLFPSASAPSPLPQSETHENSKSMKDKMSQQDNVESASVSPSVRTLRELFDIPPHPKVHAPPAPPPEVWAHNKRTFELLLGPPAPDNVYAIIKKNPKDRRQQRASPCVSTSVSTEGSVRSLAGERKGNNQTVGATAGIAHALEIRKVEESALLNANEVHQIRNERLTQKVDLEGTGNVNEKDENVRVNDILNGMLVKAVEKREERLAAKKDKDKTSFTQSSEVKTKVDVIHTISLIRSTPSPSPPPAHLPPEPPGRQVNNAVSYDSSWPPPPPPIIQVVSVPDERDFPLPPPPLISEGGLIAPLPASPSKSVPAATIITELHSSSTTPSVVVVTEPELQRSETSHVVAPPPPSSIPPPPSYTAPPPPSYAAPPPPVTVATLSTITEVISPPSKDVPSPKPKKGSSPPPGEVTAFIAKAPLVQMLHSAITTNISPPLVKAKEDPSTEVAETISVQCSEVVAPAYSQESCLQSPEEETPVSNLNPPQSIPPPRPPIEPLKLLQRSLEAKIALQHETISSESQSEQISCSKILPPPQNVPPPPSLESLPAFKAASPNTDEVPANEALPMLQNEAIIPSSPEKPEEFTCSPPIGIPVPPPLPTGGLDSLLHPTSHVSTAKKSPEPSSPVQEESLRVVTPSLLQMVKLRPVKSSPEPPIAEEPAKAKDILTIQQLNDQVQTTLPNSEAPQKPIRRSLIILTPLPTSTSPPASLPTSPQPQSVVVPPAPTVLKSTVITSSPSMNLQEAIRMRTAARSNDSSAAPRLSFQLPTSPKDVCHSPTSTANFIFSKNNTRVVIETKPLGEISTTEINETELMKKVKKPPPVAKKPKTKAVDAEGSDAAQPESIMDSA; via the exons CTGTGCTAAATCTGCATGAGGATGACAAGACCTCGCCTCCTCCCCTGCTTCAGGAGAACGTGTTCATTGAAGGTAGCAGGCCCAAGTACCTGGAGGACCTTCACAGTGAGGCCTTGGAAGGCTTGAAAATGATGCGGCAGGAAG AAACCAACCCTGGAGTAGAGTTCCAAGATAATGAAAGCACAATT TCGATGATGACGGTCCAGACAGACGGAGAGGGTGGGGGGTTTACGTCTGACAGCACCATTCCTGATGCGGTCTCTGTGAAGTCGTCCGTGTCTTTGAGGTCTTCCCGCTCTGGACTCACCAGGCAAG AGTCAACATTCAGGCCATTAAGCTCTGGGAAACCGTCGGAAAAAGGCAGGACAAGACGACGACGCAGGAAGACGACAGGCATTCCTCAGCATGTTCAACGAGAACTAG GATTGGACAGGGTGCCTTCAAAATTTGAGAGAGAAGAGGGATTCAACAGTGAGCCCTGTGACAGCGACCATCAAGGACCCTTAAGTGTGAGACAAATGAAGACCAATGCTAGTCATGTGGATGACCTGGCGCTGCTTCAACGATTGGGCCCTGACTTGTTGGATGGGCAGAGGCCTCAGTCCGTGGCTTTTCCCTCCATGACCACTACCAACAGTCTCCAGCAGGAGAGGCCCTCCCCTGTAATGTTAATTTCTCCGCAGGCTACTTACATGTCCAAAATTATACCAAATGCCGTTTTGCCACCATCTATTGAAGTGGTGGAGATCAGCCGTGGCCAAAGTCGCAACAGCCTCCGCACTGTCAGCAAGAGTAGCCTGCTTTTGTCTAGCCCTTCCCCATCCCGCACCTCCTGTAGAACTAGTTCTTCCAAAGCCTCCAAAGGAACCTATTCCTCCCACCATAACCCTTACAACTCGTCAGACACCTCCTGTTGGAGCCACTCTGACTCCTCAGAGACTTTGGTGTCGGACTCTTCAACCATCTCCAGCGGCAATGCCTCTAGAAAGGATAATTGTCACGACAATGAGACTTCCTCCATCAGCAAATCCTCTAAAGTCAACTTCAATGGTAATCTCAGAATCAATGAAAATGGAGGCAAGAGGGATGGGCATTTTCGCAGCCTTTCCGTCATGAAGCCTAAAAGGGCCCCGCCTCCCCCAAGCCGTTCTTATTCTCTGCACAACAAGATGAAGCGGCGGTCACGAGATTTAGCAGAAGCTGTGGACATTTTAAAGGAGTCCTCTCCCCAAAGTGTCTCAGCTTTAACTGGGGGAACTGATGAACCCGAAGCTTCTCCTGTTACAACCATGGACAGTCCTGGCTACAATGGGGACACCAGCTCTCTGGAGGACTCCACAGGTTCTGTGTTATTTAACTTGTCAAAATTACAGCAGGCCAGTGAATCGTCCAAGGTAGGAAACACAGTATCTTCTTCACAAGGAAAGAGAGAACCACTGCAAGATTTTAGGAAAATAATCTCCCCTTCCAGTGGCTACTCAAGTCAAGACTGCACATCCCCGCAACTTCAGGCTTTTAGCTCCTCGCCGAAGCACAAAAGAGGGATCCTAGCAAAGCTTCAAAGGTTATTTCCCAGTGCCTCAGCTCCATCACCCCTCCCACAGTCTGAAACCCATGAAAACAGCAAATCCATGAAGGATAAGATGTCTCAACAAGACAACGTGGAATCTGCAAGCGTCAGCCCCTCTGTGAGGACCTTGCGAGAACTTTTTGACATCCCTCCACATCCCAAAGTCCATGCACCTCCAGCTCCGCCTCCAGAAGTCTGGGCTCATAACAAACGCACCTTTGAATTGCTCCTGGGACCCCCAGCTCCAGACAATGTATATGCCATCATAAAAAAGAATCCAAAAGACAGAAGGCAACAGAGGGCATCTCCTTGTGTGTCTACATCTGTGTCTACCGAGGGCTCTGTGAGGAGTTTAGCAGGAGAAAGAAAAGGGAACAATCAGACGGTGGGGGCTACGGCTGGAATTGCACATGCGCTAGAGATACGGAAAGTTGAAGAAAGTGCACTTTTGAATGCGAATGAGGTTCACCAAATAAGGAACGAAAGACTGACTCAGAAAGTTGATTTAGAAGGGACTGGGAACGTGAACGAGAAGGATGAAAATGTACGAGTAAATGACATACTGAACGGAATGTTAGTGAAGGCTGTAGAGAAACGTGAAGAAAGGCTAGCGGCGAAGAAAGACAAAGACAAAACGTCATTCACACAGTCATCAGAAGTGAAGACTAAAGTGGATGTTATACATACCATTTCATTAATACGCTCAACTCCATCCCCATCTCCTCCTCCGGCACACCTTCCTCCTGAGCCTCCTGGCAGACAGGTCAACAATGCTGTGTCCTATGACTCTTCTTGGCCCCCACCACCTCCACCAATAATACAAGTGGTGAGTGTGCCTGATGAGAGAGATTTCCCCCTTCCACCTCCACCCTTAATTAGTGAAGGAGGGTTAATTGCGCCCCTGCCGGCATCGCCATCCAAGTCAGTACCTGCTGCAACGATAATTACAGAGCTTCACTCCTCCAGTACCACTCCATCTGTTGTTGTGGTCACAGAGCCTGAACTGCAGAGGTCTGAAACGTCACATGTGGTTGCACCTCCGCCTCCTTCAAGTATACCCCCTCCGCCATCGTACACAGCCCCTCCTCCGCCATCATATGCCGCCCCTCCTCCACCAGTTACGGTTGCAACCCTTTCGACGATTACAGAGGTCATCTCTCCTCCATCCAAAGATGTCCCTTCTCCAAAACCTAAAAAGGGTTCCTCGCCACCCCCTGGAGAGGTTACAGCTTTTATAGCTAAAGCTCCCTTGGTTCAAATGCTCCATTCTGCTATAACAACAAACATCTCTCCACCTTTAGTCAAGGCTAAAGAGGATCCTTCTACTGAGGTTGCTGAAACAATCTCTGTTCAGTGTTCTGAGGTGGTTGCTCCTGCATATTCTCAAGAGAGTTGTCTTCAGTCTCCTGAAGAGGAAACCCCGGTTTCCAATCTCAATCCACCGCAAAGTATTCCTCCTCCACGACCCCCTATTGAACCGCTAAAGTTACTCCAACGTTCATTGGAAGCGAAAATAGCCCTTCAACATGAGACCATCTCATCAGAATCTCAAAGTGAACAGATTTCATGTAGTAAAATTCTCCCTCCGCCTCAAAATGTTCCACCTCCACCTTCCTTGGAGTCCCTCCCTGCATTTAAAGCCGCGTCCCCAAACACCGATGAGGTACCTGCCAATGAAGCCCTTCCTATGCTTCAGAATGAAGCTATCATCCCTTCTTCACCAGAGAAGCCTGAGGAATTCACTTGTTCTCCACCTATTGGCATTCCTGTGCCACCACCTCTTCCCACGggggggctggactctcttttgCACCCGACTAGTCATGTAAGCACAGCGAAAAAAAGCCCTGAACCCTCATCTCCTGTGCAAGAAGAATCTCTCCGTGTGGTAACCCCTTCCCTTCTGCAGATGGTCAAACTGCGGCCTGTAAAAAGCAGCCCTGAACCTCCCATAGCAGAGGAGCCAGCGAAAGCTAAGGACATTTTGACAATTCAGCAACTCAATGACCAAGTCCAAACAACCCTGCCCAACAGTGAGGCTCCTCAGAAGCCCATTAGAAGATCCTTAATCATACTGACACCTTTGCCTACATCCACGTCTCCACCCGCCTCCCTACCAACTTCACCCCAGCCCCAGTCGGTTGTTGTTCCACCTGCACCCACGGTCCTCAAGTCTACAGTAATCACAAGCTCTCCCTCCATGAACCTACAGGAGGCCATACGTATGAGGACAGCTGCCAGGTCAAATGACAGCTCTGCTGCGCCTCGCCTCAGCTTCCAATTGCCTACGTCGCCAAAAGACGTCTGTCACTCTCCCACCAGCACGGCAAACTTTATCTTTTCGAAGAACAACACGAGAGTGGTGATAGAGACCAAGCCACTGGGAGAAATTTCTACAACAGAGATTAATGAGACAGAGTTGATGAAGAAAGTAAAGAAGCCACCACCGGTTGCAAAGAAACCCAAAACAAAGGCAGTGGATGCAGAAGGCAGTGATGCGGCACAACCAGAGAGCATCATGG ATTCAGCGTAA
- the LOC133549749 gene encoding uncharacterized protein KIAA1522 homolog isoform X2, with the protein MSNRDSLGFGELIPHDVVEIFAQEKHSNKGRKKRSHSLGRALGWLKGKKRKDLRAKGQNPGLGPALDLALDGHVAAHPSGNKGGHKSGRSSQTQGNSHAVLNLHEDDKTSPPPLLQENVFIEGSRPKYLEDLHSEALEGLKMMRQEETNPGVEFQDNESTISMMTVQTDGEGGGFTSDSTIPDAVSVKSSVSLRSSRSGLTRQESTFRPLSSGKPSEKGRTRRRRRKTTGIPQHVQRELGLDRVPSKFEREEGFNSEPCDSDHQGPLSVRQMKTNASHVDDLALLQRLGPDLLDGQRPQSVAFPSMTTTNSLQQERPSPVMLISPQATYMSKIIPNAVLPPSIEVVEISRGQSRNSLRTVSKSSLLLSSPSPSRTSCRTSSSKASKGTYSSHHNPYNSSDTSCWSHSDSSETLVSDSSTISSGNASRKDNCHDNETSSISKSSKVNFNGNLRINENGGKRDGHFRSLSVMKPKRAPPPPSRSYSLHNKMKRRSRDLAEAVDILKESSPQSVSALTGGTDEPEASPVTTMDSPGYNGDTSSLEDSTGSVLFNLSKLQQASESSKVGNTVSSSQGKREPLQDFRKIISPSSGYSSQDCTSPQLQAFSSSPKHKRGILAKLQRLFPSASAPSPLPQSETHENSKSMKDKMSQQDNVESASVSPSVRTLRELFDIPPHPKVHAPPAPPPEVWAHNKRTFELLLGPPAPDNVYAIIKKNPKDRRQQRASPCVSTSVSTEGSVRSLAGERKGNNQTVGATAGIAHALEIRKVEESALLNANEVHQIRNERLTQKVDLEGTGNVNEKDENVRVNDILNGMLVKAVEKREERLAAKKDKDKTSFTQSSEVKTKVDVIHTISLIRSTPSPSPPPAHLPPEPPGRQVNNAVSYDSSWPPPPPPIIQVVSVPDERDFPLPPPPLISEGGLIAPLPASPSKSVPAATIITELHSSSTTPSVVVVTEPELQRSETSHVVAPPPPSSIPPPPSYTAPPPPSYAAPPPPVTVATLSTITEVISPPSKDVPSPKPKKGSSPPPGEVTAFIAKAPLVQMLHSAITTNISPPLVKAKEDPSTEVAETISVQCSEVVAPAYSQESCLQSPEEETPVSNLNPPQSIPPPRPPIEPLKLLQRSLEAKIALQHETISSESQSEQISCSKILPPPQNVPPPPSLESLPAFKAASPNTDEVPANEALPMLQNEAIIPSSPEKPEEFTCSPPIGIPVPPPLPTGGLDSLLHPTSHVSTAKKSPEPSSPVQEESLRVVTPSLLQMVKLRPVKSSPEPPIAEEPAKAKDILTIQQLNDQVQTTLPNSEAPQKPIRRSLIILTPLPTSTSPPASLPTSPQPQSVVVPPAPTVLKSTVITSSPSMNLQEAIRMRTAARSNDSSAAPRLSFQLPTSPKDVCHSPTSTANFIFSKNNTRVVIETKPLGEISTTEINETELMKKVKKPPPVAKKPKTKAVDAEGSDAAQPESIMDSA; encoded by the exons CTGTGCTAAATCTGCATGAGGATGACAAGACCTCGCCTCCTCCCCTGCTTCAGGAGAACGTGTTCATTGAAGGTAGCAGGCCCAAGTACCTGGAGGACCTTCACAGTGAGGCCTTGGAAGGCTTGAAAATGATGCGGCAGGAAG AAACCAACCCTGGAGTAGAGTTCCAAGATAATGAAAGCACAATT TCGATGATGACGGTCCAGACAGACGGAGAGGGTGGGGGGTTTACGTCTGACAGCACCATTCCTGATGCGGTCTCTGTGAAGTCGTCCGTGTCTTTGAGGTCTTCCCGCTCTGGACTCACCAGGCAAG AGTCAACATTCAGGCCATTAAGCTCTGGGAAACCGTCGGAAAAAGGCAGGACAAGACGACGACGCAGGAAGACGACAGGCATTCCTCAGCATGTTCAACGAGAACTAG GATTGGACAGGGTGCCTTCAAAATTTGAGAGAGAAGAGGGATTCAACAGTGAGCCCTGTGACAGCGACCATCAAGGACCCTTAAGTGTGAGACAAATGAAGACCAATGCTAGTCATGTGGATGACCTGGCGCTGCTTCAACGATTGGGCCCTGACTTGTTGGATGGGCAGAGGCCTCAGTCCGTGGCTTTTCCCTCCATGACCACTACCAACAGTCTCCAGCAGGAGAGGCCCTCCCCTGTAATGTTAATTTCTCCGCAGGCTACTTACATGTCCAAAATTATACCAAATGCCGTTTTGCCACCATCTATTGAAGTGGTGGAGATCAGCCGTGGCCAAAGTCGCAACAGCCTCCGCACTGTCAGCAAGAGTAGCCTGCTTTTGTCTAGCCCTTCCCCATCCCGCACCTCCTGTAGAACTAGTTCTTCCAAAGCCTCCAAAGGAACCTATTCCTCCCACCATAACCCTTACAACTCGTCAGACACCTCCTGTTGGAGCCACTCTGACTCCTCAGAGACTTTGGTGTCGGACTCTTCAACCATCTCCAGCGGCAATGCCTCTAGAAAGGATAATTGTCACGACAATGAGACTTCCTCCATCAGCAAATCCTCTAAAGTCAACTTCAATGGTAATCTCAGAATCAATGAAAATGGAGGCAAGAGGGATGGGCATTTTCGCAGCCTTTCCGTCATGAAGCCTAAAAGGGCCCCGCCTCCCCCAAGCCGTTCTTATTCTCTGCACAACAAGATGAAGCGGCGGTCACGAGATTTAGCAGAAGCTGTGGACATTTTAAAGGAGTCCTCTCCCCAAAGTGTCTCAGCTTTAACTGGGGGAACTGATGAACCCGAAGCTTCTCCTGTTACAACCATGGACAGTCCTGGCTACAATGGGGACACCAGCTCTCTGGAGGACTCCACAGGTTCTGTGTTATTTAACTTGTCAAAATTACAGCAGGCCAGTGAATCGTCCAAGGTAGGAAACACAGTATCTTCTTCACAAGGAAAGAGAGAACCACTGCAAGATTTTAGGAAAATAATCTCCCCTTCCAGTGGCTACTCAAGTCAAGACTGCACATCCCCGCAACTTCAGGCTTTTAGCTCCTCGCCGAAGCACAAAAGAGGGATCCTAGCAAAGCTTCAAAGGTTATTTCCCAGTGCCTCAGCTCCATCACCCCTCCCACAGTCTGAAACCCATGAAAACAGCAAATCCATGAAGGATAAGATGTCTCAACAAGACAACGTGGAATCTGCAAGCGTCAGCCCCTCTGTGAGGACCTTGCGAGAACTTTTTGACATCCCTCCACATCCCAAAGTCCATGCACCTCCAGCTCCGCCTCCAGAAGTCTGGGCTCATAACAAACGCACCTTTGAATTGCTCCTGGGACCCCCAGCTCCAGACAATGTATATGCCATCATAAAAAAGAATCCAAAAGACAGAAGGCAACAGAGGGCATCTCCTTGTGTGTCTACATCTGTGTCTACCGAGGGCTCTGTGAGGAGTTTAGCAGGAGAAAGAAAAGGGAACAATCAGACGGTGGGGGCTACGGCTGGAATTGCACATGCGCTAGAGATACGGAAAGTTGAAGAAAGTGCACTTTTGAATGCGAATGAGGTTCACCAAATAAGGAACGAAAGACTGACTCAGAAAGTTGATTTAGAAGGGACTGGGAACGTGAACGAGAAGGATGAAAATGTACGAGTAAATGACATACTGAACGGAATGTTAGTGAAGGCTGTAGAGAAACGTGAAGAAAGGCTAGCGGCGAAGAAAGACAAAGACAAAACGTCATTCACACAGTCATCAGAAGTGAAGACTAAAGTGGATGTTATACATACCATTTCATTAATACGCTCAACTCCATCCCCATCTCCTCCTCCGGCACACCTTCCTCCTGAGCCTCCTGGCAGACAGGTCAACAATGCTGTGTCCTATGACTCTTCTTGGCCCCCACCACCTCCACCAATAATACAAGTGGTGAGTGTGCCTGATGAGAGAGATTTCCCCCTTCCACCTCCACCCTTAATTAGTGAAGGAGGGTTAATTGCGCCCCTGCCGGCATCGCCATCCAAGTCAGTACCTGCTGCAACGATAATTACAGAGCTTCACTCCTCCAGTACCACTCCATCTGTTGTTGTGGTCACAGAGCCTGAACTGCAGAGGTCTGAAACGTCACATGTGGTTGCACCTCCGCCTCCTTCAAGTATACCCCCTCCGCCATCGTACACAGCCCCTCCTCCGCCATCATATGCCGCCCCTCCTCCACCAGTTACGGTTGCAACCCTTTCGACGATTACAGAGGTCATCTCTCCTCCATCCAAAGATGTCCCTTCTCCAAAACCTAAAAAGGGTTCCTCGCCACCCCCTGGAGAGGTTACAGCTTTTATAGCTAAAGCTCCCTTGGTTCAAATGCTCCATTCTGCTATAACAACAAACATCTCTCCACCTTTAGTCAAGGCTAAAGAGGATCCTTCTACTGAGGTTGCTGAAACAATCTCTGTTCAGTGTTCTGAGGTGGTTGCTCCTGCATATTCTCAAGAGAGTTGTCTTCAGTCTCCTGAAGAGGAAACCCCGGTTTCCAATCTCAATCCACCGCAAAGTATTCCTCCTCCACGACCCCCTATTGAACCGCTAAAGTTACTCCAACGTTCATTGGAAGCGAAAATAGCCCTTCAACATGAGACCATCTCATCAGAATCTCAAAGTGAACAGATTTCATGTAGTAAAATTCTCCCTCCGCCTCAAAATGTTCCACCTCCACCTTCCTTGGAGTCCCTCCCTGCATTTAAAGCCGCGTCCCCAAACACCGATGAGGTACCTGCCAATGAAGCCCTTCCTATGCTTCAGAATGAAGCTATCATCCCTTCTTCACCAGAGAAGCCTGAGGAATTCACTTGTTCTCCACCTATTGGCATTCCTGTGCCACCACCTCTTCCCACGggggggctggactctcttttgCACCCGACTAGTCATGTAAGCACAGCGAAAAAAAGCCCTGAACCCTCATCTCCTGTGCAAGAAGAATCTCTCCGTGTGGTAACCCCTTCCCTTCTGCAGATGGTCAAACTGCGGCCTGTAAAAAGCAGCCCTGAACCTCCCATAGCAGAGGAGCCAGCGAAAGCTAAGGACATTTTGACAATTCAGCAACTCAATGACCAAGTCCAAACAACCCTGCCCAACAGTGAGGCTCCTCAGAAGCCCATTAGAAGATCCTTAATCATACTGACACCTTTGCCTACATCCACGTCTCCACCCGCCTCCCTACCAACTTCACCCCAGCCCCAGTCGGTTGTTGTTCCACCTGCACCCACGGTCCTCAAGTCTACAGTAATCACAAGCTCTCCCTCCATGAACCTACAGGAGGCCATACGTATGAGGACAGCTGCCAGGTCAAATGACAGCTCTGCTGCGCCTCGCCTCAGCTTCCAATTGCCTACGTCGCCAAAAGACGTCTGTCACTCTCCCACCAGCACGGCAAACTTTATCTTTTCGAAGAACAACACGAGAGTGGTGATAGAGACCAAGCCACTGGGAGAAATTTCTACAACAGAGATTAATGAGACAGAGTTGATGAAGAAAGTAAAGAAGCCACCACCGGTTGCAAAGAAACCCAAAACAAAGGCAGTGGATGCAGAAGGCAGTGATGCGGCACAACCAGAGAGCATCATGG ATTCAGCGTAA